The following are encoded in a window of Acidicapsa ligni genomic DNA:
- a CDS encoding NfeD family protein gives MNLTTVAMAITIVQLSASFWEGFYFACFIAGLMLSVVSLIGGMGHISWHFHPPRVPHLPYVSHTPGVHGSSAQARGSATIPWWNAFSIMVFLCWFGAAGYLMTRYGGMIAGMVFVVAMICGLVGGGLVFWFLARVLLPHERELTSDETAVAGAVGTVSAAIRMGGTGEILYEQLGARRSVPARSDKGELIAHGEEVFVVRYEKGIAYVRRWEDLQEMQR, from the coding sequence ATGAATCTGACGACTGTAGCAATGGCAATCACGATTGTGCAACTGAGTGCCAGTTTCTGGGAGGGATTTTACTTTGCGTGTTTTATTGCGGGATTGATGCTGAGTGTTGTTTCTCTCATCGGTGGCATGGGGCATATCAGTTGGCATTTTCACCCGCCGCGTGTTCCGCATCTGCCGTATGTTTCGCATACGCCGGGCGTGCATGGAAGTAGTGCGCAGGCGCGCGGTTCGGCAACGATTCCGTGGTGGAACGCGTTTTCGATCATGGTGTTTCTCTGCTGGTTTGGTGCGGCTGGATACCTGATGACGCGCTATGGCGGGATGATTGCGGGGATGGTTTTTGTGGTCGCAATGATCTGCGGGCTGGTGGGCGGAGGATTGGTTTTCTGGTTTCTGGCGCGGGTGTTGTTGCCGCATGAACGCGAGCTGACTTCGGATGAAACTGCCGTTGCCGGCGCGGTAGGTACGGTGAGCGCAGCTATTCGCATGGGAGGTACGGGAGAGATTTTGTACGAGCAGTTGGGTGCGCGCCGTTCTGTACCCGCTCGTTCGGACAAAGGGGAATTGATTGCGCATGGAGAAGAAGTATTTGTTGTGCGCTATGAGAAGGGCATTGCCTATGTGAGGCGATGGGAGGATCTGCAGGAGATGCAGAGATAG
- a CDS encoding RelA/SpoT family protein: MAPHRPGSLTPTTNPFLADQVPDQAAVATSVATSIKDGPIGQRFEGLLQTIRDNRPSEDLAPIRKAWEFCIKYHEGQLRASGEPYIIHPLEVAEVLAEMELDATAIAAGLLHDAVEDTPVTSEEINTAFGDQVAHIVDGVTKIDKIQFANREDRQAENVRKMLLAMVSDVRVVLIKLADRLHNMRTLQHLKPERQEAIARETLDIYAPLAHRLGMGKVRGELEDLAFRYTDPVNYQKVSEAVEARRIEGEQFLASVEDAIVEQLREHNIQARVEWRIKRLYSIWQKLQKSQVSVDQVFDLLAIRIITQDKSDCYGVLGLIHMLWRPVPGRVKDFIAIPRTNLYQSLHTTVMGEGGHQFEVQIRTEEMHRIAEEGIAAHWKYKSGESVISARDEQRLAWVRQLVDWQREMTDPNEFLSSLKMDLYPEEIYAFTPKGKVVIVPADGTPIDFAYTVHTEVGHACVGAKVNGRMVPLRTKLRNGDIVEIITQNGHTPSRDWLTFVKSPRARNKIKHWLNENQRLRAIEVGRKLLEREARKFKVPMSRLDDTDMARVAGDYGLATATDLMATIGFGKHSARQVLNKLAPGFAGTVQGAAGSGEADAGEAKSAEAAMSDAVKKLHLTGSDSLQVEGQNDLLVYRARCCNPIRGEEIIGYVTRGKGVAVHARSCPNVTNLLYESDRRIEVEWAKTDAEASGKVQRYPVKITIYCDDRSGMLKEMTAIISNDDTNIRAVDTCDGENGEAIVEFVVDAEDLRHLNRMVLGLRRLPGVREVQRSQKV; this comes from the coding sequence ATGGCGCCCCACCGACCTGGTTCTCTGACACCCACAACCAATCCTTTCCTGGCTGATCAAGTTCCGGATCAGGCCGCTGTAGCAACGTCTGTTGCGACCTCGATCAAGGATGGTCCGATTGGACAGCGGTTTGAGGGCTTGCTGCAGACGATCCGGGATAATCGGCCGAGCGAGGACCTGGCTCCGATCAGGAAGGCGTGGGAGTTTTGCATCAAGTATCACGAGGGGCAACTGCGCGCCTCGGGCGAGCCCTATATTATTCACCCGCTGGAAGTGGCGGAAGTACTGGCGGAGATGGAGCTGGATGCTACGGCGATTGCCGCTGGGTTGTTGCATGATGCGGTGGAAGATACTCCGGTAACCAGCGAAGAGATCAATACAGCGTTTGGGGACCAGGTTGCGCACATCGTGGATGGCGTGACGAAGATCGACAAGATACAGTTTGCGAATCGCGAGGATCGGCAGGCGGAGAATGTCCGCAAGATGCTGCTGGCGATGGTGAGCGATGTGCGGGTGGTCCTGATCAAGCTGGCGGATCGGCTGCACAATATGCGCACGTTGCAGCATTTGAAGCCGGAGCGGCAGGAGGCGATCGCACGCGAGACGCTGGATATCTATGCGCCGCTTGCGCATCGGCTGGGCATGGGCAAGGTGCGCGGTGAGTTGGAAGATCTCGCGTTTCGCTATACCGATCCGGTGAATTATCAGAAGGTTTCCGAGGCTGTCGAGGCGCGGCGCATCGAGGGCGAGCAGTTCCTGGCCAGTGTTGAAGATGCGATTGTGGAGCAGTTGCGCGAGCACAATATCCAGGCGCGTGTGGAGTGGCGGATCAAGCGGCTTTATTCCATCTGGCAGAAGCTGCAGAAGTCGCAGGTTTCTGTGGACCAGGTGTTCGACTTGCTGGCGATACGGATCATTACGCAGGATAAGTCGGATTGTTACGGGGTGCTGGGGCTGATCCATATGTTGTGGCGGCCGGTGCCGGGCAGAGTAAAGGACTTTATCGCGATTCCGCGCACCAATCTTTATCAATCGCTGCATACAACGGTGATGGGTGAGGGTGGGCATCAGTTCGAGGTGCAGATACGCACGGAAGAGATGCATCGCATCGCGGAAGAAGGCATTGCGGCGCATTGGAAATACAAGTCGGGCGAATCGGTGATTTCGGCGCGCGATGAGCAGAGGTTGGCGTGGGTGCGGCAGCTTGTGGATTGGCAGCGCGAGATGACCGATCCGAATGAGTTTCTGTCCAGCCTCAAGATGGACCTGTATCCCGAGGAGATTTACGCGTTCACACCCAAGGGCAAAGTGGTGATCGTGCCCGCCGATGGAACGCCGATTGACTTTGCTTACACGGTGCATACCGAGGTTGGTCACGCATGTGTGGGCGCCAAGGTGAATGGGCGCATGGTGCCGTTGCGGACCAAGCTGCGCAATGGCGACATTGTCGAAATTATCACTCAGAACGGGCATACGCCGAGCCGCGACTGGCTGACGTTTGTGAAGAGTCCGCGGGCACGCAACAAGATCAAGCACTGGCTGAATGAGAATCAGAGGCTGAGGGCGATTGAGGTTGGGCGCAAGCTGCTGGAGCGCGAGGCGCGCAAGTTCAAAGTACCGATGAGCCGTTTGGACGATACGGATATGGCTCGCGTTGCCGGTGATTATGGGCTGGCGACGGCGACCGATCTGATGGCGACGATTGGGTTTGGCAAGCACTCGGCGCGGCAGGTGTTGAACAAGCTTGCACCGGGATTTGCCGGAACTGTGCAGGGTGCAGCTGGGTCGGGTGAAGCGGATGCGGGCGAGGCGAAGTCCGCTGAAGCGGCAATGTCGGATGCGGTGAAGAAGCTGCACCTGACGGGTTCGGACTCGTTGCAGGTCGAGGGGCAGAACGATTTGCTGGTGTATCGGGCGCGCTGTTGTAATCCGATTCGTGGCGAAGAGATTATCGGTTACGTGACGCGAGGCAAGGGTGTTGCGGTTCATGCGCGGAGCTGTCCAAATGTGACGAACCTGCTCTATGAGAGCGACCGTCGCATTGAAGTGGAGTGGGCCAAGACGGACGCTGAGGCTTCGGGCAAAGTGCAGCGCTATCCGGTGAAGATTACGATCTACTGCGATGACAGGTCAGGCATGTTGAAGGAGATGACGGCGATTATTTCCAACGACGACACGAATATTCGCGCGGTGGATACGTGTGATGGCGAGAACGGCGAAGCGATTGTCGAGTTCGTTGTAGATGCTGAGGACTTGCGGCATCTCAATCGCATGGTGCTGGGCTTGCGGCGGTTGCCGGGTGTGCGTGAAGTGCAGCGTTCGCAGAAGGTTTAG
- a CDS encoding GNAT family N-acetyltransferase, with translation MKNWKPARLPEAVVLDGRWVRLEPLSADRHGHDLWQAVQGHDAVWTWLADGPYASEEDLATALLAKEVGAAARFFAILPKSEGLAAGLAVGYASLMRIDAPNGVIEVGNVMFSPALQRTRAATETIYRMARYVFDELGYRRFEWKCNALNLPSGRAAERFGFTFEGIFRQHMVVKGRSRDTAWYSILDSEWPACKLAFEAWLAVENFDDAGRQRQALDVFRSALGEVSARGK, from the coding sequence TTGAAAAACTGGAAGCCTGCGCGGCTGCCTGAGGCGGTTGTGCTCGATGGCAGATGGGTGCGGCTGGAGCCGCTGTCGGCGGATCGTCATGGACATGATCTGTGGCAGGCGGTGCAGGGGCATGATGCTGTCTGGACCTGGCTTGCGGATGGTCCTTATGCCAGCGAAGAGGACTTGGCTACGGCATTGCTGGCCAAGGAGGTCGGAGCTGCTGCGCGTTTTTTTGCCATCCTGCCGAAATCGGAAGGGCTAGCAGCGGGCCTGGCTGTGGGATATGCGAGCCTGATGCGTATCGATGCGCCGAATGGGGTGATCGAGGTCGGCAACGTGATGTTTTCTCCTGCATTGCAGCGGACTCGCGCGGCCACCGAGACGATCTACCGGATGGCGCGATACGTCTTTGACGAGCTTGGCTACAGGCGTTTTGAGTGGAAGTGCAATGCGCTGAATCTGCCTTCGGGGCGGGCGGCGGAGCGATTTGGATTTACGTTTGAGGGGATCTTTCGCCAGCACATGGTGGTTAAGGGACGCAGCAGGGATACGGCGTGGTACTCGATACTCGATTCTGAATGGCCCGCGTGCAAGCTGGCTTTCGAGGCCTGGCTGGCGGTCGAAAACTTCGATGATGCGGGGCGGCAGAGGCAGGCGCTGGATGTTTTTCGGTCTGCTTTAGGAGAAGTTTCTGCCCGGGGGAAATAA
- a CDS encoding class I SAM-dependent rRNA methyltransferase: MPKPTRPQSSTSRPKPAAKSARPSSRPAPRPGSSPYQGRAGQARRDQAAPEQWSEQRSEAAPAKPARKSAFSAYSYGSRPNSKPRPVDPEFENSAAPAKPRASKTGPAKSSAPRFSPAGPTSSRSSTGPSSSSRPNTARPSSARSSSSSPDQRPRPTQARTTQGRPAQSRPAQARPRPTAAPVPAREPATPLPKLPVPFAVVSRRASDSLRRGHLWVYSSEIEQIETGPGDPPALVPVVDTRGLLLGTALYSPISQISLRLVSRDHLDHEQWLSQLATRLRTAISRRKPLLTEATNACRLVFSEADDLPGLIVDKYADIVILQLLAKGLDSAEVRTLCTKILREELLSEGGQLTIWERPDPRIRELEGLSAPVTTPLFSTNPDAPTSSTTFLLNGFSFQFDANSGQKTGAFLDQRENYAAAAAWARIKGATGKALDVCTYQGGFALHLAQVCEHVTGLDASRSSLEVAEKNLEANRSRIPSEIDWLEADAFELLRAWAEPKSGSEADRSWDVIVLDPPAFAKSKRAVEGALRGYKELNLRALRMLRPGGLLITCSCSHHISLQELEAAVADAAVDAHRRVTLLERRGAAQDHPVLFNLPETEYLKCLICQVD, from the coding sequence ATGCCCAAACCGACCCGCCCCCAGAGTTCAACCTCCAGACCTAAACCAGCCGCAAAGTCCGCCCGGCCTAGCTCCAGACCCGCCCCTAGACCCGGCTCCAGCCCCTATCAGGGACGAGCAGGTCAGGCCCGCCGCGACCAGGCCGCACCTGAACAATGGTCCGAACAACGGTCCGAAGCAGCCCCGGCCAAGCCCGCCCGCAAATCGGCCTTTTCCGCCTATTCCTACGGCTCCAGACCTAACTCTAAGCCTCGTCCGGTCGATCCTGAATTCGAAAACTCAGCCGCCCCCGCGAAGCCACGCGCCTCAAAAACGGGCCCCGCAAAATCCAGCGCGCCCCGTTTCAGCCCGGCCGGTCCCACTTCCAGTCGCTCCAGTACTGGCCCTTCAAGTTCCAGCCGTCCCAACACAGCTCGTCCCAGTTCAGCTCGTTCTAGTTCCTCAAGTCCAGACCAGCGCCCCCGCCCTACTCAAGCTCGCACTACTCAAGGCCGCCCTGCCCAATCCCGTCCAGCGCAGGCCCGGCCTCGTCCAACCGCAGCTCCAGTCCCGGCAAGAGAACCAGCCACCCCGCTGCCGAAGCTGCCCGTTCCCTTCGCCGTCGTCTCCCGCCGCGCTTCGGACTCGCTTCGCCGCGGCCATCTCTGGGTCTATTCCTCAGAGATAGAGCAGATCGAGACCGGCCCCGGTGATCCACCAGCACTGGTTCCTGTCGTGGACACACGCGGCCTTCTGCTCGGCACCGCCCTGTACAGCCCCATTTCGCAGATCTCGCTCCGCCTCGTCTCACGCGATCATCTCGACCATGAACAATGGCTGTCCCAACTCGCCACCCGCCTGCGCACCGCCATCAGCCGCCGTAAGCCGCTGCTCACAGAAGCGACAAATGCCTGCCGCCTCGTCTTCAGCGAAGCCGACGATCTGCCCGGCCTCATCGTCGACAAGTACGCCGACATCGTAATTCTCCAGCTCCTCGCCAAAGGCCTCGACTCCGCGGAAGTGCGTACCCTCTGCACCAAGATCCTCCGCGAAGAGCTCCTCAGCGAAGGCGGCCAACTCACCATCTGGGAGCGCCCCGATCCCCGCATTCGCGAGCTCGAAGGCCTATCCGCGCCCGTAACCACGCCGCTCTTCAGCACCAACCCGGACGCACCAACCTCCAGCACCACTTTCCTGCTCAACGGCTTCAGCTTCCAGTTCGATGCCAACTCCGGCCAGAAGACCGGAGCCTTCCTCGACCAGCGTGAAAACTACGCCGCCGCTGCAGCCTGGGCAAGAATCAAGGGCGCCACCGGCAAAGCGCTCGACGTATGCACCTATCAGGGCGGCTTCGCTCTGCATCTCGCCCAGGTCTGCGAACATGTAACCGGACTCGACGCCTCCCGCTCCTCACTCGAAGTCGCCGAAAAGAATCTCGAAGCCAATCGCTCCAGAATCCCTTCCGAAATAGACTGGCTCGAAGCCGACGCCTTCGAACTGCTCCGCGCCTGGGCCGAGCCCAAGTCCGGCTCCGAAGCCGATCGCTCCTGGGACGTGATCGTCCTCGACCCGCCCGCCTTCGCCAAGAGCAAACGCGCCGTCGAAGGCGCACTCCGCGGCTACAAGGAGCTCAACCTGCGCGCACTCCGTATGCTCCGCCCCGGCGGCCTGCTGATCACCTGCTCCTGCTCCCACCACATCAGCCTGCAGGAGCTTGAGGCTGCCGTAGCCGATGCCGCCGTCGACGCCCATCGCCGCGTCACCCTTCTCGAACGCCGAGGCGCCGCCCAGGACCACCCCGTCCTCTTCAACCTCCCTGAAACCGAATACCTGAAGTGCCTGATCTGCCAGGTAGATTAA
- a CDS encoding PspA/IM30 family protein: MSLLERVSTLLRANLNDLIEKAENPERLLKQLVLDMENQLLQVKTQVAIAIADQHLLEKKRAEHESEAGEWKRKAELAVAKGHDDLARGALERKLSCDRLVKGFAEQAEDQRLEADTLRQTLRKLEQKLSETRAQCEILMAEHRRAKIVGRATQARQVVGGTQEAALGRMKSRVRQSAAENAAASEILTPDTLEERFQSLEQHEQVEMLLGEIKHRAALASESAK, from the coding sequence ATGTCTTTGCTGGAGAGGGTGAGCACGTTATTGCGCGCGAATCTGAATGATCTGATCGAGAAGGCGGAGAATCCAGAGAGGCTATTGAAGCAACTGGTGCTTGATATGGAAAACCAGTTACTGCAAGTAAAGACGCAGGTCGCCATTGCTATTGCCGATCAGCATCTGTTGGAGAAGAAGCGGGCTGAGCATGAGAGTGAGGCGGGTGAGTGGAAGCGCAAGGCGGAGCTTGCTGTGGCCAAGGGGCATGACGATCTTGCGCGAGGAGCGTTGGAGCGAAAACTGAGCTGCGACCGGCTGGTAAAGGGGTTTGCGGAGCAGGCAGAGGACCAGAGGCTGGAGGCTGATACTTTGCGCCAGACCTTGCGCAAGTTGGAGCAGAAGCTGAGCGAAACGCGCGCGCAGTGCGAGATTCTGATGGCGGAACATCGCCGGGCGAAGATCGTGGGCCGGGCTACGCAGGCGCGCCAGGTGGTTGGCGGTACCCAGGAGGCAGCCCTGGGGCGGATGAAGAGTCGCGTACGCCAGAGTGCTGCGGAAAATGCAGCGGCGAGCGAAATCCTGACGCCGGACACGCTTGAGGAGCGCTTTCAGAGCCTGGAACAACACGAGCAGGTTGAGATGCTGCTGGGAGAGATCAAGCATCGGGCTGCTCTGGCTTCGGAGTCGGCAAAGTAG
- a CDS encoding flotillin family protein, producing the protein MTNTIVLFVGLAVLVLIFLLGMLAKMFRKAGPNEALIVYGFRGPRVITGHGTVIFPMVESCRELSLELMSFDVAPQQDLYTNQGVAVTVEAVAQIKVRSDQPSILTAAEQFLTKTPQQREGLIRLVMEGHLRGIIGQLTVEQIVKEPEMVGERMRTTCAGDMSKMGLEVVSFTIKEVRDKNEYISNMGRPDIARIKRDADMATATAERDTAIQRAVALRESAVAKAQADQERVIAEAASQARQAEAQRDMDIKKSQYAEQSRRQQATADKAYEIQTNIMQQQVIAEQVKIEQTEKEAQVKVQEAEILRREKELIATVLKPAEIDRQRIETLASAEKARLTTEAEGRGSAIRAQGEAEASIIFQKGEAEAKAMNLKAEAYQGWNQAAVVDKLLTNLADVVRAMSEPLSKVDKITVISTGNDNAAGVNKITGDMTKIAAQVPAIFEALSGMDIKSLMANVQTMRQKPVQGVEPAEAEDK; encoded by the coding sequence ATGACGAACACAATTGTTTTGTTTGTTGGATTAGCCGTGCTGGTATTGATATTCCTGCTCGGCATGCTGGCCAAGATGTTTCGCAAAGCGGGGCCGAATGAGGCTCTGATTGTTTACGGTTTTCGCGGGCCGCGGGTGATTACCGGGCATGGCACGGTGATCTTTCCGATGGTGGAAAGCTGCCGCGAGTTATCTCTGGAGCTGATGAGTTTTGATGTGGCTCCGCAGCAGGATTTGTATACCAACCAGGGTGTTGCGGTCACTGTTGAAGCGGTGGCGCAGATCAAGGTTCGCAGCGATCAGCCTTCGATTTTGACGGCGGCGGAACAGTTTCTTACCAAGACCCCGCAGCAGCGTGAAGGATTGATTCGCCTGGTGATGGAAGGACATTTGCGCGGCATCATCGGCCAGTTGACGGTGGAACAGATTGTCAAAGAGCCGGAGATGGTGGGCGAGCGCATGCGGACTACTTGCGCTGGAGATATGAGCAAGATGGGGCTGGAGGTGGTGTCGTTCACGATCAAGGAGGTACGCGATAAGAACGAATATATCTCCAACATGGGACGGCCGGATATTGCGCGGATCAAGCGTGATGCGGATATGGCTACTGCTACTGCCGAGCGCGATACGGCTATTCAACGCGCGGTTGCATTGCGTGAGTCGGCAGTTGCCAAGGCTCAGGCAGACCAGGAGCGGGTGATTGCCGAGGCTGCTTCGCAGGCGAGGCAGGCTGAGGCTCAGCGTGACATGGATATCAAAAAATCACAGTATGCGGAGCAGAGCAGGCGTCAGCAGGCTACGGCGGATAAGGCTTATGAGATTCAGACCAACATCATGCAGCAGCAGGTGATTGCTGAGCAGGTGAAGATCGAGCAGACGGAGAAGGAGGCCCAGGTCAAGGTGCAGGAAGCGGAAATTCTGCGTCGTGAAAAGGAGTTGATTGCTACGGTGCTTAAGCCGGCTGAGATTGATCGTCAGCGCATTGAAACTTTGGCGTCGGCGGAGAAAGCTCGCTTGACGACAGAGGCTGAGGGTCGAGGTTCGGCGATTCGCGCGCAGGGTGAGGCGGAGGCTTCAATCATCTTCCAGAAGGGCGAGGCAGAGGCCAAGGCGATGAATCTCAAGGCTGAGGCTTATCAGGGCTGGAACCAGGCTGCGGTGGTCGACAAGCTGCTTACGAATCTGGCGGATGTGGTGCGTGCGATGTCTGAGCCGTTGTCGAAGGTGGACAAGATCACGGTGATCTCTACGGGCAACGACAACGCTGCAGGTGTGAACAAGATTACCGGCGACATGACGAAGATTGCCGCGCAGGTGCCTGCGATCTTTGAGGCGCTGAGTGGCATGGACATCAAGAGCCTGATGGCGAATGTGCAGACCATGCGGCAGAAGCCGGTGCAGGGCGTAGAGCCTGCTGAAGCAGAAGATAAATAA
- a CDS encoding TIGR03435 family protein: MLSGLAREFRPWPRSTGDTFTAEGIEGSRQKTEESSGSLFTAFQKQLGLKLESAKGPVEILVIDHIEKPSEN; the protein is encoded by the coding sequence ATCCTAAGCGGTTTAGCCCGCGAATTTCGGCCGTGGCCGCGGAGTACAGGCGATACTTTCACGGCCGAAGGGATAGAAGGCAGCAGGCAAAAGACGGAGGAATCTTCCGGGTCTCTCTTCACCGCGTTTCAGAAACAGTTGGGGTTGAAATTGGAATCGGCAAAAGGTCCAGTGGAGATTCTCGTCATCGACCACATTGAGAAGCCGTCAGAAAACTAG
- a CDS encoding DUF2059 domain-containing protein yields MRNSRFATVVALGLILLSTAVVGRAQVAGQASTEAATVPADDQPSKEQLAKLFELMRVRNQMTAMMKALPVMMQQQIANQIKTMKANLPNGATITPDQEASIDKLMGKYMQKAVELYPAEEMISDMSAIYQRHLSREDVDALIVFYSSPAGQHLLDMTPTILKEYMPMVMDRMATRSKALTEEMMKEMKSTVPAMANEPALK; encoded by the coding sequence ATGCGCAATTCTCGATTTGCAACTGTGGTGGCGTTGGGATTGATCTTGTTGTCAACGGCTGTTGTTGGACGGGCGCAGGTGGCGGGGCAGGCTTCGACAGAGGCGGCGACAGTGCCTGCAGACGATCAGCCGAGCAAAGAGCAATTAGCAAAATTGTTTGAGTTGATGCGGGTACGCAATCAGATGACGGCAATGATGAAGGCTTTGCCGGTGATGATGCAACAGCAGATTGCCAATCAAATCAAGACGATGAAAGCCAATCTTCCCAACGGAGCAACCATAACTCCGGACCAAGAGGCCAGCATTGATAAGTTGATGGGCAAATATATGCAAAAGGCTGTGGAGCTTTATCCCGCTGAGGAGATGATCAGCGACATGTCGGCGATCTACCAGCGGCATCTGAGCCGGGAAGATGTAGATGCACTCATCGTGTTTTATAGTTCGCCTGCTGGGCAGCATTTATTGGATATGACGCCAACGATCCTGAAGGAGTACATGCCGATGGTCATGGACCGAATGGCAACCCGAAGTAAAGCTTTGACCGAGGAAATGATGAAGGAAATGAAGAGCACCGTTCCGGCAATGGCTAACGAGCCAGCTCTCAAATAA
- a CDS encoding helix-turn-helix domain-containing protein: protein MKLGEKIRYLREVEGSLRGLDRAMNQQEMLKAIEAETGRKLSQSYLSQIESGARPHLTNTTREILASFFKVHPGYLVDDPEGYHPELQSEVRGMPDVEVKFDLWLVAGAERFRRDAELKHALLTLARHEHSRECLLLLEAVMETPGLMPRLMEVLRPAVSVEKVPEAPRKKAKKGKVN, encoded by the coding sequence ATGAAACTAGGCGAGAAAATCCGGTATCTGCGCGAGGTGGAAGGCAGCCTGCGCGGGCTTGACCGGGCCATGAATCAGCAGGAGATGCTGAAAGCGATTGAGGCCGAGACGGGGCGCAAGCTGAGTCAGAGTTATCTTTCGCAGATTGAAAGCGGAGCGAGGCCGCACCTGACCAATACGACGCGAGAGATTCTGGCGAGCTTTTTCAAGGTGCATCCGGGATATCTGGTGGATGACCCTGAGGGCTATCACCCGGAGTTACAGAGCGAAGTGCGAGGGATGCCGGATGTGGAGGTCAAGTTCGATCTCTGGCTGGTTGCTGGGGCTGAGCGATTTCGCCGCGATGCGGAATTGAAGCATGCATTGCTGACGCTGGCCCGGCATGAGCATTCGCGCGAGTGTTTGTTGCTGCTTGAAGCGGTGATGGAAACGCCTGGATTGATGCCGAGACTGATGGAGGTTTTAAGGCCAGCGGTCTCGGTAGAAAAAGTTCCCGAAGCGCCTCGGAAGAAAGCGAAGAAAGGGAAGGTCAACTAG